The following are encoded together in the Acetobacter vaccinii genome:
- the ccmA gene encoding heme ABC exporter ATP-binding protein CcmA: protein MVTLGRSPISGMPLSGTSTPVPPSSAPALQADALCVFRGDRLVLDGVSLTLAAGGALLLTGPNGAGKSTLLRVLAGLRRADSGAVLWQGAPALADPAAHAARVAYLGHQDALKPGLSVRENLALFVSAGRGGDRARPEGDSLEAALTAMDLLPLADLPARLLSAGQKRRTALARVLLAQASLWLLDEPSLGLDSAAIALLGTALAQHRAQGGLVVATTHVPLPLPDTTTLRLPGAADTPLEDTPWA from the coding sequence ATGGTAACATTAGGGAGAAGTCCGATCTCCGGCATGCCTCTTTCCGGCACAAGCACACCCGTGCCCCCCAGTAGCGCCCCGGCCCTGCAGGCCGATGCCCTGTGCGTGTTCCGGGGCGACAGGCTGGTGCTTGACGGTGTCAGCCTGACCCTGGCCGCAGGGGGCGCGCTGCTGCTGACAGGCCCCAACGGTGCGGGCAAATCCACCCTGCTGCGCGTACTGGCAGGGCTGCGCCGCGCGGATTCGGGGGCGGTGCTGTGGCAGGGGGCACCCGCATTGGCCGACCCCGCCGCCCATGCCGCCCGCGTGGCCTATCTGGGCCACCAGGACGCACTAAAACCCGGACTGAGCGTGCGTGAAAACCTGGCCCTGTTTGTCAGCGCAGGCCGTGGGGGCGACAGGGCACGGCCTGAAGGAGACAGTCTGGAAGCAGCCCTGACCGCCATGGACCTGCTGCCCCTGGCCGACCTGCCCGCCCGCCTGCTGTCTGCGGGGCAAAAGCGGCGCACAGCACTGGCCCGTGTCCTGCTGGCCCAGGCCTCGCTCTGGCTGCTGGACGAGCCAAGTCTGGGGCTGGACAGCGCCGCCATTGCCCTGCTGGGCACGGCACTGGCACAGCACAGGGCGCAGGGCGGGCTTGTGGTTGCCACAACCCATGTACCCCTGCCCCTGCCCGACACCACCACCCTGCGCCTGCCCGGCGCTGCCGACACCCCGCTGGAGGACACCCCATGGGCATGA
- the acnA gene encoding aconitate hydratase AcnA, whose amino-acid sequence MKSVGHDSLKTGRTLEVDGKTYHYFSIPEAAKTIGDVSRLPVSLKVLLENILRFEDGRSYSVDDAKAIAGWLPKGSSTQEVPFKPSRILMQDFTGVPGVVDLAAMRDGIANLKGDPQKVNPLVPVDLVIDHSVMVDFAGTKDALQENITLEFERNAERYAFLRWGQQAFENFSVVPPDTGICHQVNLEYIAQVAWTATVGGKDYVYPDSLYGTDSHTTMINGAGVLGWGVGGIEAEAAMLGQPIAMLVPDVIGFRLTGKLPEGATATDLVLTVTQMLRKKGVVGKFVEFFGPALDHLPVADRATIANMAPEYGATCGFFPVDTLTLDFLRQTGRDEHRIKLVEEYLRAQGMFRTAETPEPVFTDILELDLASVVPSLAGPKRPQDRVELKSAKTEFEKELTSSLGVPADAANKKVPVAGTNYELGQGDIVIAAITSCTNTSNPAVLIAAGLVARKARALGLTPKPWVKTSLAPGSQVVTDYLNRSNLTADLDALGFNTVGYGCTTCIGNSGPLPGHIVDAIENNSLVAVSVLSGNRNFEGRISPNVRANYLASPPLVVAYSILGTMRKDITTEALGTSKDGKPVYLKDIWPTNKEIADLIASAISREEFIKRYSNVSKGTKEWQDLKVATGSETYTWDQKSTYVQDPPYFKNMAVEPKAPGNIEGARILALLGDNITTDHISPAGSIKKDSPAGRYLIEHGVDPKDFNSYGSRRGNDRVMVRGTFANIRIKNEMLPGTEGGYSKHYPDGKEGAIYDVAMSYKAEGVPLVVIGGKEYGMGSSRDWAAKGTLLLGVKAVVAESFERIHRSNLVGMGVLPLVFKDGTTRQTLGLKGDEVISIKGVEELKPRMDVIMTITRNDGSTQDVPLLCRVDTLDEVEYYRHGGILQYVLRGMTQAA is encoded by the coding sequence ATGAAATCGGTTGGGCACGACTCACTTAAAACTGGCCGCACCCTAGAGGTGGACGGCAAGACCTATCACTACTTCTCCATTCCAGAAGCAGCAAAGACCATTGGCGATGTCAGCCGTCTGCCTGTTTCGCTGAAAGTCCTGCTGGAAAACATCCTGCGCTTTGAGGACGGCCGCTCCTACAGCGTGGACGACGCCAAGGCCATTGCCGGGTGGCTGCCCAAGGGCAGCAGCACGCAGGAAGTCCCGTTCAAGCCCTCGCGCATTCTCATGCAGGACTTTACTGGCGTTCCCGGCGTTGTGGACCTTGCCGCCATGCGCGACGGCATTGCCAACCTCAAGGGTGACCCGCAGAAGGTGAACCCGCTGGTGCCGGTTGATCTGGTGATCGATCACTCCGTGATGGTTGACTTTGCAGGCACCAAGGACGCCCTGCAGGAAAACATTACCCTTGAGTTTGAACGCAACGCGGAACGCTATGCCTTCCTGCGCTGGGGCCAGCAGGCGTTTGAAAACTTCTCGGTTGTACCGCCTGATACCGGCATCTGCCATCAGGTGAACCTGGAATACATTGCCCAGGTCGCGTGGACGGCAACAGTCGGCGGCAAGGACTATGTGTACCCCGACTCGCTGTACGGCACGGACAGCCACACCACCATGATCAACGGCGCAGGCGTGCTGGGCTGGGGTGTTGGCGGGATCGAGGCCGAAGCCGCCATGCTGGGCCAGCCCATTGCCATGCTGGTGCCCGATGTGATCGGCTTCCGCCTGACCGGCAAGCTGCCCGAGGGCGCGACCGCCACCGATCTGGTGCTGACCGTGACCCAGATGCTGCGTAAAAAAGGCGTGGTGGGCAAGTTTGTTGAGTTCTTTGGCCCCGCGCTGGACCACCTGCCTGTGGCCGACCGCGCAACCATTGCCAACATGGCCCCCGAATACGGTGCGACCTGTGGCTTCTTCCCCGTCGATACGCTGACGCTGGACTTCCTGCGCCAGACCGGCCGTGACGAACACCGCATCAAGCTGGTGGAAGAATACCTGCGTGCTCAGGGCATGTTCCGCACCGCCGAGACGCCAGAGCCTGTCTTTACCGACATTCTGGAACTCGACCTTGCCTCTGTCGTGCCGTCTCTGGCTGGCCCCAAGCGCCCGCAGGACCGCGTGGAACTGAAGAGCGCGAAAACCGAGTTCGAGAAGGAACTGACCTCCTCCCTCGGTGTTCCGGCTGACGCAGCAAACAAGAAAGTGCCAGTTGCAGGCACCAATTATGAGCTGGGCCAGGGCGACATTGTCATTGCCGCCATTACGTCGTGCACCAACACCTCCAACCCGGCGGTGCTGATTGCGGCTGGTCTGGTGGCCCGCAAGGCGCGCGCTCTGGGCCTGACACCCAAGCCCTGGGTCAAGACATCCCTCGCCCCTGGGTCCCAGGTTGTGACGGACTATCTCAACCGCTCCAACCTGACCGCTGACCTGGATGCCCTGGGCTTCAACACGGTGGGGTATGGCTGCACGACCTGCATTGGCAATTCCGGCCCGCTGCCGGGGCATATTGTTGACGCGATTGAAAACAACAGCCTTGTTGCCGTGTCCGTTCTGTCGGGCAACCGTAACTTTGAGGGCCGTATTTCCCCCAACGTGCGGGCCAACTATCTGGCCAGCCCGCCGCTGGTGGTGGCGTATTCCATCCTGGGCACCATGCGCAAGGACATCACGACCGAAGCGCTGGGCACCTCCAAGGATGGCAAGCCGGTCTATCTGAAGGACATCTGGCCCACCAACAAGGAAATTGCCGACCTGATTGCCTCCGCCATCTCGCGCGAGGAGTTTATCAAGCGGTACAGCAATGTTTCCAAGGGCACAAAGGAATGGCAGGATCTCAAGGTTGCGACCGGGTCCGAAACCTATACCTGGGATCAGAAGTCCACCTACGTGCAGGACCCGCCGTATTTCAAGAACATGGCGGTCGAACCCAAGGCTCCGGGCAATATTGAAGGTGCGCGTATTCTTGCCCTGCTGGGTGACAATATTACCACTGACCATATCTCCCCCGCCGGGTCCATCAAGAAGGACTCTCCGGCTGGCCGTTACCTGATCGAACACGGTGTGGACCCCAAGGACTTCAACTCCTACGGGTCACGGCGCGGGAATGACCGGGTGATGGTGCGCGGCACCTTTGCCAACATCCGCATCAAGAACGAAATGCTGCCCGGCACCGAAGGGGGCTATTCCAAGCACTACCCCGACGGTAAGGAAGGCGCGATCTATGATGTTGCCATGTCCTACAAGGCCGAGGGCGTGCCCCTGGTCGTGATCGGCGGCAAGGAATACGGCATGGGCTCCTCACGCGACTGGGCGGCCAAAGGCACCCTGCTGCTGGGCGTCAAGGCTGTGGTGGCGGAAAGCTTTGAGCGTATCCACCGGTCCAACCTGGTGGGCATGGGCGTTCTGCCGCTAGTGTTCAAGGACGGCACCACGCGCCAGACACTGGGCCTGAAAGGGGACGAAGTCATCAGCATCAAAGGTGTTGAAGAGCTGAAGCCCCGGATGGACGTCATTATGACAATTACAAGAAATGACGGTTCCACCCAGGATGTTCCGCTTCTGTGCCGCGTGGATACTCTGGACGAGGTCGAATATTACAGGCACGGTGGCATCCTCCAGTACGTCTTGCGTGGGATGACACAAGCTGCCTGA
- a CDS encoding amino acid ABC transporter ATP-binding protein has protein sequence MVGPEYSGPAFLTDAPVVLSAEQIHKSFGEEDILRGVSMQVREGELVSIIGPSGCGKSTFLRCLNFLEIPDQGSVTVKDVHITRAGGAWSRADEHAAHKLRTRVGMVFQSFNLFPHLNVLDNVLLAPRVVKGERSATMRDEAMALLEKVGLAQVAMRYPVSLSGGQQQRAAIARALAMRPEIMLYDEPTSALDPIVAEEVLGVMRTLDNEGMTQIVVTHDMRFAQVASDTVVYMDGGLVVEAGPPEELCVNPVDDRTRRFLRTVL, from the coding sequence ATGGTCGGTCCGGAATATTCCGGACCGGCCTTTTTGACTGATGCTCCCGTTGTTCTGAGTGCGGAACAAATACACAAGAGCTTCGGGGAGGAGGACATCCTGCGTGGAGTGTCCATGCAGGTGCGCGAGGGGGAGCTGGTGTCCATCATCGGCCCTTCGGGCTGTGGCAAGTCCACCTTTCTGCGCTGCCTGAATTTTCTGGAAATTCCCGATCAGGGCTCCGTAACCGTCAAGGACGTGCATATTACGCGCGCGGGCGGGGCGTGGAGCCGTGCGGATGAGCACGCTGCCCATAAGCTGCGTACGCGCGTGGGCATGGTGTTCCAGAGTTTTAACCTGTTCCCGCACCTGAATGTGCTGGACAATGTTCTGCTGGCCCCGCGTGTGGTCAAGGGCGAGCGCTCCGCCACCATGCGTGACGAGGCCATGGCCCTGCTGGAAAAAGTGGGTCTGGCACAGGTGGCCATGCGCTACCCGGTGTCGCTGTCGGGTGGGCAGCAGCAGCGGGCCGCCATTGCGCGCGCCCTGGCCATGCGGCCCGAGATCATGCTGTATGACGAACCCACCTCCGCCCTGGACCCCATTGTGGCCGAGGAGGTGCTGGGGGTCATGCGCACCCTCGACAACGAGGGCATGACCCAGATTGTCGTGACCCACGACATGCGCTTTGCCCAGGTGGCGTCGGATACTGTTGTGTATATGGATGGCGGGCTGGTGGTTGAAGCCGGGCCGCCGGAGGAGCTGTGCGTTAACCCTGTGGATGACCGAACCCGCCGTTTTCTAAGGACAGTGCTGTGA
- a CDS encoding ABC transporter substrate-binding protein/permease encodes MSQASVLRSLRRRAGVFGLACALVAGLLCAGAGAQAQTPAQSVPQQSAVRWAADASADVPFTFHDLADPDRLTGFEYDMMGALQRHMGIPLQFVQNDWDGLIPGLQRGLYEMVTCGIEITPEHAEAIDFTQPYYITSERMVVRRDGPQLLTLESLHGHAVGTLKDTQAERILMHEPGVTLRTYEEETNVFMDLAAGRTDAVLIDGPIAKYYGDTNPALHVVGDPIGRVEYGIAFAKGQHTALREQVNTALTSMLHDGSLHGILARWGLWTPEMVQLTGDHTVLDVPATAWNAYVAELHGKSGWRAQLDRYLSFVPLVVHAAWLTLAVSLCAMVLAVSLGMVLALVRLYGPRPLAWLATLYVELVRGTPLLIQILLIFYGLPEFGVRLTPFIAGVISLGLNYAAYEAENYRAGLQSVAPGQMEAALALNMTHAQALRHVVVPQAFRLVMPVMTNDFISLLKDSSLVSVITLTELTQTYVRLSSTYFDYFGTGLMIGGAYLLLGLPFVRLARFAERRLAAPHMRRK; translated from the coding sequence GTGAGCCAGGCTTCTGTTTTGCGTTCGCTCCGCCGCAGGGCGGGGGTGTTCGGTCTTGCCTGCGCGCTGGTGGCGGGGTTGTTGTGTGCGGGTGCTGGCGCACAGGCCCAGACACCTGCCCAGAGCGTACCCCAGCAGAGCGCTGTCCGCTGGGCGGCCGATGCCTCGGCCGATGTGCCCTTTACCTTCCATGATCTGGCTGACCCCGACCGGCTGACCGGGTTTGAATATGACATGATGGGCGCTTTGCAGCGCCACATGGGCATACCGCTCCAGTTTGTACAAAACGACTGGGACGGGCTGATCCCCGGCCTGCAACGTGGCCTGTACGAAATGGTGACCTGCGGGATCGAGATCACCCCCGAACATGCGGAAGCCATCGACTTTACACAGCCGTACTACATTACGTCCGAACGGATGGTGGTGCGCCGAGACGGGCCGCAGCTTTTAACGCTGGAGTCGTTGCACGGCCACGCTGTGGGCACCCTCAAGGACACCCAGGCCGAGCGTATTCTCATGCACGAGCCGGGCGTGACCCTGCGGACGTATGAGGAAGAAACAAACGTCTTCATGGACCTGGCCGCAGGCCGGACGGATGCCGTGCTGATCGACGGCCCGATTGCCAAATACTACGGGGACACAAACCCCGCCCTGCATGTGGTGGGCGACCCCATAGGCCGGGTGGAATACGGCATTGCCTTTGCCAAGGGGCAGCATACCGCCCTGCGTGAGCAGGTAAACACGGCGCTGACCTCCATGCTGCACGATGGCTCACTGCACGGTATTCTGGCCCGCTGGGGGCTGTGGACACCCGAGATGGTGCAGTTGACGGGCGACCATACCGTGCTGGATGTGCCCGCCACGGCATGGAATGCCTATGTGGCAGAACTGCATGGCAAAAGCGGCTGGCGTGCCCAGTTGGACCGTTACCTGTCCTTTGTGCCGCTGGTTGTGCATGCCGCGTGGCTGACGCTTGCGGTGTCGCTGTGTGCCATGGTGCTGGCGGTGTCGTTGGGGATGGTGCTGGCGCTTGTGCGGCTGTATGGCCCCCGGCCTCTGGCGTGGCTGGCCACCCTGTATGTGGAACTGGTGCGCGGCACACCGCTGCTGATCCAGATTTTGCTGATTTTTTACGGTCTGCCAGAGTTTGGCGTGCGGCTGACCCCCTTTATTGCGGGTGTTATCAGCCTGGGGCTGAACTACGCGGCCTATGAGGCTGAAAACTACCGGGCGGGCCTGCAATCGGTTGCCCCCGGCCAGATGGAAGCCGCACTGGCGCTGAACATGACCCACGCGCAGGCGCTGCGCCATGTGGTGGTGCCGCAGGCGTTCCGGTTGGTCATGCCCGTTATGACCAACGACTTTATTTCCCTGCTTAAGGACTCGTCGCTGGTCAGTGTCATTACCCTGACCGAGCTGACACAGACCTATGTGCGCCTGTCCTCGACCTATTTCGACTATTTTGGCACCGGGCTTATGATCGGTGGGGCCTATCTGCTGCTTGGCCTGCCGTTTGTCCGGCTGGCCCGCTTTGCCGAGCGGCGGCTGGCGGCCCCGCATATGCGGCGTAAGTAA
- a CDS encoding bestrophin-like domain yields MHNYPLTVIGLFMFASSILCLELGYQVTVWVMNRRGKDPLLKRALGSGGRDYLLTAMLGLMALLLGFTFSLSLNRFEGRRDLVVQEANALRTIWDDTQLLAEPYRTEVSTQLRLYIQDRLQWSTLYAGRENINETHRKQKELWKVVAAAVKTEPVEPISQSLLDATSHSFDIATSRLAARSATIPDRVLNVLFLYILLASLMLGEVSATYDGLHRVTTWLMLFLLTLAILIILDLDRASDGVITVSQQALMDLHEIMR; encoded by the coding sequence GTGCATAACTATCCGCTCACCGTTATTGGTCTTTTCATGTTTGCGTCCTCCATCCTGTGTCTCGAACTGGGATACCAGGTCACGGTATGGGTTATGAACCGCCGGGGGAAAGACCCTCTGCTCAAACGGGCATTAGGCAGCGGGGGGCGGGATTATCTGCTCACGGCCATGCTGGGCCTGATGGCGTTGCTACTTGGGTTTACCTTTTCCCTCTCCCTCAACCGCTTTGAGGGCAGGCGTGACCTTGTCGTGCAGGAAGCCAATGCCCTGCGCACCATATGGGACGACACGCAGCTCCTGGCCGAGCCATACCGGACAGAGGTCAGCACCCAGCTCCGCCTTTACATTCAGGACAGGCTACAATGGTCCACCCTTTACGCAGGGCGTGAAAACATCAACGAAACACACCGCAAGCAGAAAGAGCTGTGGAAGGTTGTGGCCGCCGCGGTCAAGACAGAGCCTGTTGAGCCCATCAGCCAGAGCCTGCTGGATGCGACGTCTCACAGCTTTGACATTGCCACATCCAGACTGGCCGCGCGCTCGGCCACCATCCCCGACCGGGTGCTGAATGTGCTGTTCCTGTATATTCTACTGGCGTCCCTGATGCTGGGGGAGGTCTCGGCAACATACGACGGGCTGCACCGGGTGACGACATGGCTGATGCTGTTCCTGCTCACCCTGGCCATTCTGATCATTCTTGATTTGGATAGAGCCAGTGATGGCGTAATTACAGTCTCCCAACAGGCCTTGATGGACCTGCACGAAATCATGCGCTGA
- a CDS encoding DUF6691 family protein yields MAIRTLVAFLCGLVFSFGLILGGMLNPATVLGFLNLAGHWNPSLLFVLGGAVCLTFCGVRLQRHLSRPVFETTFQLPTARQIDWPLMAGSCLFGLGWGLAGFCPGPAVASLLMGHWQSLVFLLGLIGGMKAFALWKPI; encoded by the coding sequence ATGGCTATCAGAACGCTTGTGGCCTTCCTGTGCGGGCTTGTTTTCAGCTTTGGCTTAATACTGGGCGGTATGCTCAACCCTGCGACTGTTCTGGGTTTTCTGAATCTTGCCGGACACTGGAACCCCTCCCTGCTATTTGTTTTAGGCGGGGCTGTGTGCCTGACATTCTGTGGTGTCCGCTTGCAGCGCCACCTGTCACGCCCGGTTTTTGAAACAACCTTCCAACTACCAACCGCACGCCAGATCGACTGGCCCCTGATGGCAGGCAGTTGCCTGTTCGGGCTTGGCTGGGGGCTGGCTGGCTTTTGCCCCGGCCCCGCTGTTGCCTCCCTGTTAATGGGACACTGGCAAAGTCTGGTTTTTCTGCTGGGTCTGATCGGCGGAATGAAAGCCTTTGCGCTCTGGAAGCCAATCTAA
- a CDS encoding YeeE/YedE family protein, with product MIDWQSLTGGLLIGLACSAYLILDGRIAGISGILGRTLGGKNIWPGAALLLGLAAGPVLWRLATGAWPDMTVSAPWPLLLISGFLVGFGTRLGSGCTSGHGVLGLARLSRRSLVAVICFLGTGVITATLLPFLTGK from the coding sequence ATGATTGACTGGCAAAGTCTTACAGGGGGGCTGCTCATCGGTCTGGCATGTTCTGCCTACCTGATCCTCGATGGCCGGATTGCTGGCATTAGCGGGATTCTGGGGCGGACACTTGGTGGCAAAAACATCTGGCCGGGGGCGGCCCTGCTGCTTGGGCTGGCCGCCGGACCTGTGCTGTGGCGCCTTGCAACCGGAGCATGGCCTGACATGACTGTCTCCGCCCCCTGGCCGCTGCTCCTCATCTCCGGGTTTCTGGTGGGTTTTGGCACCCGTCTGGGCAGCGGCTGCACCAGCGGTCACGGCGTTCTGGGTCTGGCCCGTCTCTCGCGCCGCTCACTGGTCGCTGTCATCTGCTTTTTGGGAACAGGGGTGATAACAGCAACACTTTTACCTTTTTTGACAGGGAAATAA
- a CDS encoding ArsR/SmtB family transcription factor produces MIDMMQADVGPVAELLKTLSHPDRLLIACTLAERELSVGQMESTLHIHQPNLSRHLTVLKAARIVTARKEGVSVFYRLSDDKAGQVIAALHDIFCAKTK; encoded by the coding sequence ATGATCGACATGATGCAGGCAGATGTTGGGCCTGTTGCAGAACTGCTCAAAACCCTCTCCCACCCCGACCGCCTTCTGATTGCCTGCACATTGGCCGAGCGTGAGCTCTCCGTCGGGCAGATGGAAAGCACCCTGCATATCCACCAGCCCAACCTTTCACGGCATCTGACCGTTCTCAAAGCCGCGCGGATTGTAACCGCCCGTAAGGAAGGGGTGTCTGTTTTCTACCGTCTTTCTGACGACAAGGCCGGGCAGGTGATTGCCGCCCTCCACGATATTTTCTGTGCAAAGACAAAGTGA
- a CDS encoding amidase: MSSSPFPPLLQAAQALAHERTTSRTLVEEALARIADPQGEGARVFMTVHAQAARHQADAMDVARRNGYAPSAVAGLPISVKDLFDEAGSTTRAGSQVLEGAPPASADAPAIQALKQAGLVSIGRTTMTEFAFSGVGINPHYGTPANPWQRAEGRIPGGSSSGAAISVSDSMAFVGIGSDTGGSCRIPAALTGLVGYKPTARRIATRGTVPLSTTLDSIGSIGRSVACCWAADSLMATGTLPLHNAPTGREGRTLRLGVLSTIVMDGMDSTVSQTWERCLHRLAGHGTLLEDVACPPLLDIAAANSKGGFPAAQSLTWHQPLLDSHRATYDPFVLHRILRGNEQSAVDYITLCQARARIGRQVADGLDQYDAIILPTVPIIAPRIADMDDNDRYVATNLLLLRNTTLANFLDRCAISLPCHTPGEAPVGLMVMGRTNGDAALFDIAAQLERMLAG, from the coding sequence ATGTCTTCCTCCCCCTTTCCGCCCCTGCTCCAGGCCGCACAGGCTCTTGCCCATGAACGCACGACAAGCCGCACCCTGGTGGAAGAGGCTCTGGCCCGCATTGCCGACCCGCAGGGCGAAGGTGCCCGCGTGTTCATGACCGTACATGCCCAGGCTGCCCGCCATCAGGCCGATGCCATGGATGTTGCCCGGCGCAACGGCTATGCGCCCTCCGCCGTTGCGGGCCTGCCAATCTCTGTCAAAGACCTGTTTGACGAGGCCGGATCCACCACCCGCGCAGGCTCTCAGGTGCTGGAGGGCGCGCCCCCTGCCAGTGCCGATGCCCCGGCCATACAGGCACTTAAACAGGCGGGGCTGGTCAGCATTGGCCGCACCACCATGACCGAATTTGCGTTTTCAGGCGTTGGCATCAACCCGCATTACGGCACCCCTGCCAACCCGTGGCAACGGGCTGAGGGGCGTATTCCCGGCGGGTCGTCCTCCGGCGCAGCCATTTCTGTCAGTGACAGCATGGCGTTTGTGGGCATTGGCAGCGACACGGGCGGGTCCTGCCGGATCCCTGCCGCGCTGACAGGGCTTGTCGGCTACAAACCCACAGCCCGCCGCATTGCCACCCGTGGCACGGTGCCCCTGTCTACCACGCTGGATTCCATCGGCAGCATCGGGCGTAGCGTTGCCTGTTGCTGGGCAGCCGACAGCCTGATGGCAACAGGCACGCTGCCCCTGCACAACGCCCCCACCGGGCGCGAGGGCCGCACCCTGCGCCTTGGCGTGCTGTCCACCATTGTCATGGACGGCATGGACAGCACAGTCAGCCAGACATGGGAGCGCTGCCTGCACCGTCTGGCCGGGCACGGCACCCTGCTGGAAGATGTGGCCTGCCCCCCGCTGCTGGACATTGCCGCTGCCAACAGCAAAGGGGGCTTTCCCGCAGCGCAGTCCCTGACATGGCACCAGCCCCTGCTGGACAGCCACCGCGCCACGTATGACCCGTTTGTGCTCCACCGTATCCTGCGCGGAAACGAGCAGAGTGCTGTGGACTACATTACCCTGTGCCAGGCGCGTGCGCGCATAGGCCGCCAGGTTGCGGATGGTCTGGACCAGTACGACGCGATCATCCTGCCCACCGTGCCCATTATCGCCCCCCGCATTGCCGACATGGACGACAATGACCGCTATGTGGCCACAAACCTGCTCCTGCTCCGCAACACGACCCTTGCCAACTTCCTTGACCGCTGCGCCATAAGCCTGCCCTGCCACACACCGGGGGAAGCCCCGGTCGGGCTGATGGTCATGGGCCGCACCAATGGTGATGCGGCCCTGTTTGACATTGCCGCCCAGCTTGAACGCATGCTGGCGGGCTAA
- a CDS encoding aromatic ring-hydroxylating oxygenase subunit alpha produces MSTPLDRHLAQTYWHCVAHRSELPNDRDFLRFEWVLGDLVLYNDKGTIIAFDNVCPHRGARFFMEPQGNAPISCGYHGWGYRGGKLLIPKPANYTACDRNRARLNTFQTAWCGNFLFVAITPQTDLATQLGGLGDVLAGMSEDIDRRRDRDAYMYECQWRVAAENALEPDHVPMVHPTTLGTLELDAGQNSYYGCNSVLTATIRNEHTVRGLNRIGRFFNTSHNTKAYTAIFIFPFSFLSTTFGYTYALQNFFPSRNPQLTHFTTRMFSTHLANPDSGEAIMAPFFASVTDINHKVFQEDHDICRRIAPDFPLDDPGCILSHSEEKIAHFRACVQAAKRTCPAADPAP; encoded by the coding sequence ATGTCCACCCCCCTTGACCGCCATCTGGCCCAGACATACTGGCACTGTGTTGCCCACCGCAGCGAACTGCCCAATGACCGTGACTTCCTGCGGTTCGAATGGGTGCTGGGCGACCTTGTCCTTTACAACGACAAAGGCACCATCATCGCCTTTGACAATGTCTGCCCCCACAGGGGCGCACGGTTCTTTATGGAGCCGCAGGGCAATGCGCCCATTTCCTGCGGGTATCATGGCTGGGGGTACCGAGGGGGCAAGCTGCTTATTCCCAAACCCGCCAACTATACCGCCTGCGACCGCAACCGGGCACGGCTGAATACTTTCCAGACCGCATGGTGTGGCAATTTCCTGTTTGTCGCCATCACTCCGCAGACCGACCTTGCCACGCAACTGGGTGGGCTGGGTGATGTGCTGGCAGGCATGTCGGAGGACATAGACCGCCGCCGCGACCGCGACGCCTATATGTATGAATGCCAATGGCGGGTTGCGGCAGAAAACGCGCTGGAGCCAGACCACGTGCCCATGGTGCACCCCACCACACTGGGAACGCTGGAGCTGGATGCGGGCCAGAACAGCTATTACGGCTGCAACTCTGTCCTGACCGCCACTATCCGCAACGAGCACACCGTGCGGGGACTGAACCGTATTGGCCGTTTTTTCAACACCAGCCATAATACAAAAGCCTATACAGCTATTTTTATTTTTCCATTTTCGTTTCTGTCCACGACATTTGGTTACACTTACGCGTTGCAGAACTTCTTTCCATCACGCAACCCGCAGCTTACGCATTTTACGACCCGCATGTTCAGCACCCATCTGGCCAACCCGGACAGTGGGGAGGCCATTATGGCGCCGTTCTTTGCCTCTGTGACAGACATCAATCACAAGGTCTTTCAGGAAGATCATGACATCTGCCGCCGTATTGCGCCGGATTTCCCCCTGGATGACCCAGGCTGCATTCTGTCACACAGCGAGGAAAAAATAGCCCATTTCCGGGCCTGTGTTCAGGCTGCCAAACGGACATGCCCCGCCGCAGACCCGGCCCCCTGA